The proteins below come from a single Methanospirillum lacunae genomic window:
- the thiI gene encoding tRNA uracil 4-sulfurtransferase ThiI, whose translation MYEHSMENGKSGAVMIRFGELFLKSEPVRRQFMKVLIGNIRSALSSHEIEYSLVDNRSRIIVCSKTPEAMIPLLSHIFGIVDIAPALLTDSSLPALCDAAGKLASRNLKPGMSFAIRARRDQVPGFTSQELGAEAGGAVLESVPGVRVDLTHPDYEVYLEARKEGGLAYDIRIPGPGGLPYGTQGSVLSLISAGIDSPVASWMMMKRGVKVSFLYIDTGTWAGCDCTDNVLRNLAALSSWVPGISLSLHIVHAQPLYDLLMNDCEPRYRCVLCKRGMLMLAETFAAQRKIQAIVTGDNLGQVATQTLQNIVTISSSVAIPVLRPLIGYDKEDIISLARKIGTFTNNPGNTSCGVVPSKPATAADSSLIGDLEERLHMRSIIPSLLDNREKVIALNGKILSEFSKN comes from the coding sequence ATGTATGAGCATTCAATGGAGAATGGAAAGTCCGGCGCTGTTATGATCCGCTTTGGCGAACTCTTTCTGAAGAGTGAGCCGGTCAGGCGACAGTTCATGAAGGTGCTCATCGGCAATATCAGATCGGCTCTTTCAAGTCATGAAATCGAATACTCTCTCGTGGACAACCGGAGTCGTATCATTGTTTGTTCTAAAACTCCTGAAGCAATGATTCCTCTCCTGAGCCACATCTTTGGCATAGTGGATATTGCCCCTGCTCTTCTGACTGATTCATCGCTGCCTGCTCTTTGTGATGCTGCCGGGAAACTTGCATCCAGAAATCTAAAACCGGGAATGAGTTTTGCAATCCGAGCACGGCGTGATCAGGTTCCAGGTTTCACCAGTCAGGAACTTGGAGCAGAAGCCGGTGGAGCAGTACTTGAATCAGTACCTGGAGTACGGGTTGATCTCACTCATCCAGACTATGAGGTTTATCTTGAAGCCCGGAAAGAGGGTGGACTAGCATATGATATCCGGATACCAGGTCCTGGCGGGTTGCCATACGGTACCCAGGGATCTGTTCTATCCCTGATATCCGCAGGAATTGACTCTCCAGTTGCAAGTTGGATGATGATGAAGCGGGGTGTAAAGGTTAGTTTCCTGTATATTGACACTGGTACATGGGCAGGTTGTGATTGCACTGATAATGTCCTTCGCAATCTTGCTGCTCTTTCATCATGGGTTCCGGGAATCAGCCTTTCCCTGCATATTGTCCATGCCCAGCCATTGTATGATCTGCTCATGAATGACTGTGAGCCTCGTTATCGGTGTGTTCTCTGTAAACGTGGAATGCTTATGCTTGCTGAAACGTTTGCAGCACAGCGGAAAATTCAGGCAATAGTGACCGGTGATAATCTCGGTCAGGTTGCAACCCAGACTCTTCAGAATATTGTGACAATATCATCTTCAGTGGCTATCCCAGTCCTACGGCCACTCATTGGATATGATAAAGAAGATATTATTTCGCTAGCGAGAAAAATCGGGACCTTCACCAATAATCCAGGTAACACCTCCTGTGGTGTTGTTCCATCAAAACCTGCAACCGCAGCAGATAGTTCTTTGATTGGAGATCTTGAGGAGCGATTACACATGAGATCCATAATACCCTCACTTCTGGATAACCGGGAGAAAGTCATCGCACTGAACGGAAAAATTCTGTCCGAGTTCTCTAAAAATTAA
- a CDS encoding tetratricopeptide repeat protein, whose amino-acid sequence MAENTTKKLLSKRDELLNKADALALEADQLSYQGKYEEAVERYDQALAIYPSNPDLWAFKAITLSGGLGRNEEAYECWERAKKLDHVLADAIAVTGSEVAAVQEKDLTDFKGSTAERIRNLVKQQAIDKKNR is encoded by the coding sequence CAAAAAGCTCCTGAGCAAACGGGATGAACTCCTCAATAAGGCGGATGCACTGGCTCTTGAGGCTGATCAACTCTCATATCAGGGAAAATACGAAGAGGCAGTCGAGCGGTATGATCAGGCTCTTGCCATATATCCTTCAAATCCGGATCTCTGGGCATTCAAAGCAATCACCCTCTCAGGTGGCCTTGGAAGAAATGAAGAAGCATATGAATGTTGGGAGCGGGCAAAAAAACTGGATCATGTCCTTGCTGATGCAATCGCTGTAACCGGATCAGAAGTCGCCGCAGTCCAAGAGAAGGATCTGACTGACTTCAAAGGCAGCACAGCTGAGCGGATTAGAAACCTTGTCAAGCAGCAGGCAATTGACAAGAAAAATAGATAA
- a CDS encoding formate/nitrite transporter family protein produces MSYHPPISILPAGSDLGAYKAQLPAWNLLLRSAMSGAYIGMGAALMVVVTTGMELTLGSGMVRFIGGAVFPLGVILTVLTGAELFTGDAMLAPLAACRNQISWLMVVRLWGLAWAGNFIGAFFFAAIMTAGPLTFTDSSGLTSATAAGISTVSIATVKCSVMGLGGFFSLFLGSLAAGWLVNLGVLLALCADDVIGKIVGIWFPVMAMMASGLDHVVTNMYLIPAGLLTAGDLSPLQVAQVGPGITNLGWSTMWNNLIPASLGNLIGGLFFVGLLYWLSFKKELEG; encoded by the coding sequence ATGAGTTATCATCCACCTATATCCATCCTTCCGGCAGGATCTGATCTCGGTGCCTATAAGGCTCAACTCCCGGCATGGAATCTTCTGCTCAGGTCTGCAATGTCAGGAGCGTACATTGGGATGGGGGCAGCTCTGATGGTCGTTGTCACAACCGGTATGGAATTGACACTAGGCTCAGGGATGGTCAGATTCATTGGAGGGGCAGTCTTTCCTCTCGGTGTGATCCTGACTGTCCTGACCGGTGCAGAGCTCTTCACAGGAGATGCAATGCTGGCGCCGCTTGCGGCCTGCAGAAACCAGATATCCTGGCTGATGGTTGTTCGCCTCTGGGGATTGGCGTGGGCAGGAAATTTCATTGGAGCTTTCTTTTTCGCTGCGATTATGACAGCAGGACCTTTGACATTCACTGATTCATCCGGGCTTACCAGCGCAACGGCAGCAGGTATTTCCACAGTAAGCATTGCCACTGTAAAGTGTAGCGTAATGGGACTAGGGGGATTCTTTTCTCTATTCTTAGGCTCTCTTGCTGCCGGATGGCTTGTGAACCTTGGAGTTCTCCTCGCGTTATGTGCTGATGATGTCATAGGGAAAATAGTGGGAATCTGGTTCCCTGTTATGGCAATGATGGCAAGTGGCCTTGATCATGTTGTGACGAACATGTACCTGATCCCTGCAGGGCTTCTAACCGCAGGAGATCTTTCACCACTTCAGGTCGCACAGGTAGGGCCGGGGATTACAAATCTTGGGTGGAGCACCATGTGGAATAACCTGATCCCGGCCTCTCTTGGAAACCTCATCGGTGGTCTGTTCTTCGTAGGACTGTTGTACTGGCTTTCGTTTAAAAAAGAACTTGAGGGGTAA
- a CDS encoding DUF2150 family protein: MAPKKKKDAASAQDEAPLKLFYIFYSQERWENWLKALSEADFEGSADDDEMPEGFQLLSSFNQDICIEVLKIVKLYQNNRFTKEESLQRISDVEEIVLNQTVEGDLEEVIASLQFSMLVLFAATRKFLEGGFDEDIKALVKKGKSIDEEQMEEILEVAAIIGANVINGKSCCGRYIKESDDPGMFDEWLIEVETINEALATLKNFDEEAGESS, encoded by the coding sequence ATGGCTCCAAAAAAGAAGAAGGACGCTGCCTCTGCTCAGGATGAAGCGCCGCTGAAGCTCTTTTATATATTCTACAGCCAGGAGCGCTGGGAGAATTGGCTCAAAGCACTCAGCGAGGCTGATTTTGAGGGTAGTGCAGATGATGATGAGATGCCTGAAGGATTTCAGTTGCTCTCAAGTTTTAACCAGGACATCTGTATCGAGGTACTGAAGATTGTAAAACTCTACCAGAACAACCGGTTTACCAAGGAAGAATCTCTTCAACGGATTAGTGACGTGGAAGAGATCGTCTTGAACCAAACTGTTGAAGGGGATCTTGAAGAGGTTATTGCTTCACTTCAGTTCTCAATGCTCGTGCTCTTTGCAGCTACGAGAAAGTTCCTGGAAGGTGGATTTGACGAGGATATCAAAGCACTTGTGAAGAAAGGAAAGTCCATAGATGAAGAGCAGATGGAAGAAATTCTGGAAGTAGCGGCTATCATCGGTGCAAATGTCATCAATGGGAAGTCATGCTGTGGACGTTATATCAAGGAAAGTGATGATCCTGGGATGTTCGATGAATGGCTTATTGAAGTTGAGACCATCAACGAAGCACTAGCAACCCTGAAAAACTTTGACGAGGAAGCAGGCGAAAGTTCGTGA
- a CDS encoding ATP-binding protein produces MSSGRLLDNRLTGTSVLHYVFRTPAASPMSIGDLVVVDDQQNRARFFARITGIGHDEQSCTGDSLDDTSLVISAYPIGCIGVDGVFRRPRIMPSRYSPVRTLAPEDITYLNRFMGEIEVGLVVSGQQPIPELPVRIPAKVLSQHMGVFATTGMGKSNYMKVFCASSISARLFGLLIIDPHGEYAAGMSSDYESRGLLHHHDADTGLSVFSIQNENVRTELDMKQLLISHDDMDITDLTLLFDLLPSEREVMNLLTPFPGHDIIDFFMNEDVESLPSHVKTTAHIGDHQDIAQRVRSANPDALRVVQRQIQTLVDISSAFLHKTTSSIPDIIEDLLANKVVLIDIPRMSEVAELFLLSVISRAVLHKYKNIVQSGRAGEDEPHRVLLTIEEAQRVLSMESEKTGIFRQIAMEGRKFGVGLCAVTQQPKNIDPRVLAQMNTFVIMGLADRQDRETIASSAKHDLRVLDLEIQTLDRGDAIISTIGIPFPVSCHVHRYEDYIE; encoded by the coding sequence ATGAGCAGTGGCAGGTTGCTGGACAACAGGCTCACCGGTACCAGTGTTCTTCATTATGTCTTCCGGACCCCGGCTGCCTCCCCAATGAGTATTGGAGATCTGGTTGTGGTTGATGACCAGCAGAACCGGGCACGCTTTTTTGCACGAATAACGGGCATTGGTCATGATGAGCAGTCATGTACTGGTGATTCTCTAGACGATACTTCGCTGGTAATTTCAGCGTACCCGATAGGATGTATCGGAGTGGATGGGGTCTTCAGGCGTCCCAGAATTATGCCATCTCGGTATTCTCCTGTAAGAACACTAGCCCCCGAGGATATCACCTATCTGAACAGGTTTATGGGTGAGATCGAGGTCGGTCTTGTCGTCAGCGGTCAGCAACCGATCCCTGAACTTCCGGTACGGATACCAGCCAAAGTTCTCTCACAACACATGGGTGTTTTTGCCACTACCGGTATGGGAAAAAGTAATTATATGAAGGTCTTCTGTGCTTCATCTATTTCAGCGCGGTTATTTGGGCTTCTTATCATTGACCCGCATGGGGAGTATGCGGCAGGAATGAGTTCTGATTATGAGAGTCGTGGACTGCTTCATCACCATGATGCAGATACAGGTCTCTCTGTCTTCTCTATTCAGAATGAGAATGTCAGGACTGAACTTGATATGAAACAACTTTTGATCAGCCATGATGACATGGATATTACTGATCTGACACTTCTCTTTGATCTTCTTCCATCAGAACGTGAAGTCATGAACCTTCTCACCCCGTTCCCTGGTCATGACATAATCGATTTTTTCATGAACGAAGACGTTGAGTCACTCCCTTCACATGTCAAAACGACTGCACACATCGGTGATCACCAGGATATTGCCCAGCGTGTTAGAAGTGCAAACCCTGACGCACTCCGGGTGGTTCAGCGCCAGATTCAAACTCTTGTAGATATCTCCTCTGCCTTTCTGCACAAAACTACGTCATCTATCCCTGATATCATTGAAGACCTTCTGGCAAACAAGGTGGTATTGATCGATATTCCCCGTATGAGTGAGGTTGCAGAATTATTCCTCCTCTCTGTTATCTCACGGGCAGTACTGCATAAGTACAAAAATATTGTTCAATCTGGTCGAGCTGGTGAGGATGAACCGCACCGTGTACTTCTGACAATTGAAGAAGCACAGCGGGTGCTTTCTATGGAATCAGAGAAGACTGGAATATTCAGGCAGATAGCAATGGAAGGAAGAAAATTCGGTGTAGGTTTGTGTGCAGTTACTCAGCAGCCAAAAAATATTGATCCTCGTGTTCTTGCCCAGATGAATACATTTGTGATCATGGGACTTGCAGACCGTCAGGACAGGGAAACTATTGCATCATCTGCAAAACATGATCTTCGGGTTCTGGATCTGGAGATTCAAACCCTTGATCGCGGTGATGCGATCATCTCAACGATTGGTATCCCATTTCCGGTCAGTTGCCATGTTCACCGGTATGAGGATTATATTGAATGA
- the pscS gene encoding O-phospho-L-seryl-tRNA:Cys-tRNA synthase, producing MNCGDGIDTRLIEELYINLDPIQAGGRLTVDAMKAVLAYGDGYSVCDNCEKPFRLDCIKKPPLAKFHDDLATFVNMDVARLVPGARRGFQAVAGTVVNKGDPVLLTAFSHYTEFLSVEQAGGIPHEVPPDDSQIITADTVAVRIEEITRSTGRPPSLLYVEEVDYQFGNLHPVQEIVKVAHQYDVPVLCNGAYTVGIMPVDGKKIGADFLVGSGHKSMAAPAPSGMLATTSEWADKLFRTTQAKGDITGRTFGVKEVEMMGCTLMGVTSVGMMASFPHVRERVNQFDQHLKRCNQIVDALCSIDGTKVMSEYPRKHPLTRMNTTESFDKIAKTHKKKGFFLLSALRERGITGIIAGSTKVWKFNPYGLTEEQAQYVGDMFVEIAKEDGLSVQT from the coding sequence ATGAACTGTGGTGACGGGATTGACACCAGGCTCATAGAAGAACTCTATATCAACCTGGATCCGATTCAGGCAGGGGGGAGACTTACTGTCGACGCCATGAAGGCAGTTCTCGCATACGGTGACGGGTACTCGGTATGTGATAACTGCGAAAAACCTTTCAGACTGGATTGTATCAAAAAACCACCTCTCGCAAAGTTCCATGACGATCTCGCTACTTTTGTCAACATGGATGTTGCGAGGCTTGTGCCGGGAGCCAGACGCGGATTTCAGGCAGTTGCAGGTACTGTTGTAAACAAAGGAGATCCGGTACTCCTAACAGCCTTTTCGCATTATACCGAATTTCTCTCTGTCGAACAGGCAGGAGGCATTCCCCATGAGGTTCCACCAGATGATTCACAAATAATCACTGCTGATACCGTGGCTGTGAGGATTGAGGAGATCACCCGATCAACCGGGAGACCCCCGTCTCTTCTGTACGTAGAAGAGGTGGATTACCAGTTTGGTAATCTCCATCCAGTACAGGAGATCGTAAAGGTTGCCCACCAGTATGATGTGCCAGTTTTGTGTAACGGAGCATATACAGTTGGGATCATGCCGGTAGATGGGAAAAAGATCGGTGCTGATTTTCTCGTGGGTTCTGGGCACAAAAGCATGGCTGCTCCAGCGCCATCAGGTATGCTTGCCACTACTTCAGAGTGGGCAGATAAACTCTTCAGGACCACACAAGCAAAAGGTGACATCACAGGCAGAACATTTGGAGTCAAGGAAGTCGAGATGATGGGATGCACGCTGATGGGTGTTACATCAGTCGGAATGATGGCTTCATTCCCACATGTCAGGGAGCGAGTAAATCAGTTTGACCAACATCTGAAGCGGTGTAATCAGATTGTTGATGCTCTTTGTTCAATTGATGGCACAAAGGTGATGAGTGAGTACCCGCGCAAACACCCGCTCACCAGGATGAATACAACCGAATCGTTTGATAAGATTGCAAAGACCCACAAGAAGAAAGGATTCTTTTTACTTAGTGCTTTACGTGAGAGGGGAATAACCGGGATCATTGCAGGGTCGACTAAGGTCTGGAAATTTAACCCATACGGGCTCACTGAGGAACAGGCACAATATGTAGGGGATATGTTTGTGGAGATAGCAAAAGAGGATGGATTATCGGTACAGACATAG
- a CDS encoding DUF5814 domain-containing protein, with translation MIASRARLRYHRQLGRLVGYRLPEGAFHGAVIEALFSIPYDGFDRPTREQIMAFLKAFVNCKCRESPNCGCPERKFAIEIIELRESGLDHRQISEFILEEYGIEIYAADILSYLEESVHLLEAIRDVAEQTQIRQVQIRTEDHIEAIEKGIPILG, from the coding sequence GTGATTGCATCACGGGCACGTCTGCGGTATCACAGGCAGCTTGGAAGATTAGTAGGATACCGGTTGCCTGAAGGAGCCTTTCATGGGGCCGTGATTGAGGCATTATTCTCAATCCCCTACGACGGTTTTGATCGCCCCACCCGTGAACAGATTATGGCTTTTTTAAAAGCCTTTGTAAACTGCAAATGCAGAGAAAGCCCGAACTGTGGGTGTCCAGAGCGGAAGTTTGCTATTGAGATCATCGAACTGCGTGAGTCCGGGCTAGATCACCGGCAGATAAGTGAATTCATTTTAGAAGAGTACGGTATAGAGATATATGCTGCTGATATCCTCAGTTATCTCGAAGAATCAGTTCATCTGCTTGAAGCAATCCGGGATGTTGCAGAGCAGACCCAGATTCGCCAGGTTCAGATAAGAACCGAAGATCACATTGAAGCAATAGAAAAAGGGATTCCGATTTTAGGATAG